In Deinococcus psychrotolerans, a genomic segment contains:
- a CDS encoding alpha/beta fold hydrolase: MIVRLITTNLALALISSALAGGAGAPPGKPTFREVPCSAALPADRCGYVKVPLDHAQPRGKQIELFVAVSRANVSGTTLKAVPDPLFYLEGGPGGSSSDSVPALGAAFKNRDVVGIDQRGVGRSRPTLNCPQLDALSKRDDLKSAQVSPLSLAGAVSCGQKLRADGVALENFNTAQAALDIDWVRRALGYDQINVYGLSYGTRLAQELLRRAPGHLRAVILDSVIPPTLDLIAQTPLAVQTAFERVLNACALDADCNTKYPNLEATYRAALKQLDAKPLMIKMKGGGELESFALQGLILSSMYFPQGLSEIPSLIVAAKNGDAGTIKASLAVKLAEDRAKNGSLTRGAFYSNVCRDEVAYSSPAQLRAGLNAAPEFAKALSLAPGLASPDLFTICQKWKLTVPAALENEAVTSNVPILLLAGEFDPVTPPEWLPAASAKFTRSYSVVISGAAHGSGLTTACGYGIVTQFLQNPQQAPNTACAELNKIIFR, translated from the coding sequence ATGATTGTTCGCCTGATCACGACGAATTTGGCGCTGGCCCTGATCTCTTCAGCCTTGGCAGGCGGTGCGGGTGCGCCTCCCGGTAAGCCCACCTTCCGGGAAGTGCCGTGCAGCGCGGCGTTGCCTGCCGACCGCTGCGGGTATGTCAAGGTGCCGCTCGACCACGCTCAGCCACGCGGAAAACAGATCGAGCTGTTCGTGGCGGTGAGCCGGGCCAACGTGAGTGGGACAACGCTCAAAGCTGTTCCCGATCCACTGTTTTATCTGGAAGGTGGCCCGGGTGGTTCGAGCAGCGATTCGGTACCTGCCCTCGGTGCCGCTTTCAAAAACCGTGATGTGGTGGGCATCGACCAGCGCGGCGTGGGCCGCAGCCGCCCCACGCTGAATTGCCCGCAGCTCGACGCCCTGAGTAAGCGAGATGACCTCAAATCGGCTCAGGTTTCGCCGCTGTCTCTGGCCGGAGCGGTGAGCTGCGGCCAGAAACTCCGCGCTGATGGGGTAGCCCTTGAAAACTTCAACACCGCTCAAGCGGCTTTAGATATTGACTGGGTGCGGCGGGCACTGGGTTACGATCAGATCAATGTCTACGGCTTGTCCTACGGAACCCGGCTGGCCCAGGAACTGCTGCGCCGCGCCCCGGGCCATCTGCGGGCCGTCATCTTAGATAGCGTGATTCCGCCGACCCTTGACCTGATCGCCCAGACGCCGCTGGCGGTTCAAACCGCCTTCGAACGGGTGCTGAATGCGTGTGCGCTGGACGCGGACTGCAACACCAAATATCCCAACCTTGAAGCCACCTACCGCGCCGCTCTCAAGCAGCTTGACGCCAAGCCGCTGATGATCAAGATGAAAGGCGGCGGCGAGTTGGAAAGCTTTGCTCTGCAAGGTCTGATACTGAGTTCGATGTATTTTCCGCAGGGCCTCAGCGAAATCCCCAGTCTGATCGTGGCAGCCAAGAACGGCGACGCCGGAACCATCAAGGCATCGTTGGCCGTCAAACTTGCAGAGGACAGGGCCAAAAACGGCAGCTTAACGCGGGGAGCCTTTTACAGTAATGTATGCCGCGACGAGGTGGCTTACAGCTCGCCCGCCCAGTTGCGTGCAGGCCTCAATGCCGCGCCGGAATTTGCCAAAGCGCTGAGCCTGGCACCTGGACTCGCCAGCCCAGACCTCTTCACCATCTGCCAGAAGTGGAAGCTGACCGTGCCCGCCGCGTTGGAAAACGAAGCGGTCACTTCCAATGTGCCGATTTTGCTGCTGGCCGGCGAGTTCGACCCGGTGACGCCGCCCGAGTGGTTGCCCGCCGCTTCAGCCAAGTTCACGCGGTCATATTCGGTAGTGATCAGCGGCGCGGCGCACGGTTCCGGCCTGACCACAGCGTGCGGCTACGGCATCGTCACCCAGTTTCTGCAAAACCCTCAGCAAGCGCCCAACACTGCCTGCGCGGAGCTGAATAAAATTATCTTCCGCTAA
- a CDS encoding polyphosphate kinase 2 family protein, which produces MDISRYRVDGKKLKLSDLPTDETKKLDRGKIEQETADIGAQLTGLQDRLYAESQQSLLVVLQARDAGGKDGTVKHVFEPVNPQGIIVTSFKVPNEEDLKHDFLWRIHPHTPSAGMIAVFNRSHYEDVLVTRVHKLIDDKTAQQRFEHIRHFEELLISRGTRILKLYLHISPEEQRQRLQARLDDPSKNWKFNPGDLKERALWDDYTAAYEDALSATSTDDAPWYVIPADQKWYRNRVISQLLLETLEDMNPQYPKSEFDLTNVAVGKL; this is translated from the coding sequence ATGGATATTTCACGCTACCGGGTAGACGGCAAAAAACTCAAGCTCAGCGACTTGCCGACCGACGAAACCAAGAAACTGGACCGGGGCAAAATCGAGCAGGAAACAGCCGACATCGGCGCACAGCTCACCGGCCTGCAAGACCGCTTGTATGCCGAGAGCCAGCAAAGCCTCTTGGTGGTGCTGCAAGCGCGGGACGCAGGCGGCAAAGACGGCACCGTCAAGCATGTGTTTGAGCCGGTCAATCCGCAGGGCATCATCGTCACCAGTTTCAAGGTACCCAACGAAGAAGACCTCAAGCACGACTTTTTGTGGCGCATTCACCCGCACACGCCTTCCGCCGGCATGATCGCCGTGTTCAACCGCTCGCACTACGAAGACGTGTTGGTGACGCGGGTTCACAAGCTCATCGACGATAAAACCGCCCAGCAGCGCTTCGAGCATATCCGGCATTTTGAAGAACTGCTCATCAGCCGGGGCACCCGCATCCTCAAGCTGTACCTGCACATCAGCCCCGAAGAGCAGCGTCAGCGGCTACAGGCCCGTTTGGACGATCCCAGCAAGAACTGGAAATTTAACCCCGGCGACCTCAAAGAGCGGGCGCTGTGGGACGACTACACCGCCGCCTACGAGGACGCCCTGAGCGCCACGAGTACGGACGACGCGCCGTGGTACGTCATTCCCGCCGACCAGAAATGGTACCGCAACCGGGTCATCTCGCAACTGCTGCTCGAAACGCTCGAAGATATGAATCCGCAGTACCCGAAGTCGGAATTTGACTTGACGAATGTGGCGGTGGGCAAGCTCTAG